The Aquitalea magnusonii region CAGCCCGTGCGCTTGGCTTCGCCAGCCGCAATGTCGGCGTACAGGAACAGATTGTTGGGATTGTCACAATCCGACTCGGAAACAGCACCAATACTGGCGTCTATCGCTATCGTCTTGCCCGCCACGGTCATGGGGCTGTTGATTTCATCGCGGATCAGCCGCCCCACCGTGCGTGGTGGCACCGCGTCCTCACCCAGTTGCGCCAGGTAGAAGATGAATTCATCGCCGCCCCAGCGCCCAACCTGGCAATCGACATTGCTGAAGATGTCGCGGCTCAGACGGGAGGCCAGCGCCTCCAGCCGCTGCGCCACCTGGCGTAGTACAGCATCGCCAGCCTCATGGCCCATGCTGTCGTTGATCTGCTTGAAGCGATTGAGGTTGAGGAAAAAAACCGTGACATTGCCCGGCGTGATGCCAAAGTACTTCACCAGATTGGACACGCCATGCCGGTTCAAGAGGCCGGTCAGCTCGTCGTGGTAGGCCAGGCGTAGCAAATCCTTGCTTCTTTCCGCCACCCGCGCTTCCAGGGTGTTGTTTTCGCGTTGCAGCGCATTGGCCAGCGACGACACCTCATCCAGCAACGCCTGGTTGGACAGCGCCAGGCCCACGCTGTGGCGAATCAGCTTGTAATTGTTTTCATGGCTGAACAGCATGACTGCGGCAAAAATCAGCCCCAGCACCGCCAGCGTGATGAAAGGCGCAATGCCGGTTTGCAACAGCCGCACACAGGCCGGCAGCAGCAATAACAGGATGTAGCTCTTGCCCATCACGCGCAGCGAAGCCAGCGTGCCGGTGGCACCGCCAGCCAGCGCGGACAAAATGACGATGATGGCAAACTGCTGCGGCCCCTGGTAATGCGCAATACCCCACCAGCCCAGCCAGGCCCACAGCACTCCCGCCGCCAGCAAGCCCAGGCACAGGTAAAACTTATCGGCCACGAAGAAGGTTCTGGTCTGCCGGTAACGCCGGGCCGCATGCATAAACTGCATGAAGCGCAGCAGCATCAAGGCCATGGCCACAGCAGACCAGACAGCGACCAAGCGGGATGCATCGTCCAACAAGATATAGGTGATGGCCAGAATCGCAGCCAGATTCACCATCAGGCCCAGCGCGTAGTTTTTCAGTGACTCGCGCCATATTTTTTCTATCATTCCCTGCTGCATACACGGCCTTATTGAATGGCACTTGCCTGTTGTTATTGCAGCCTGCGGATATACGCAGCAATTGCCATGCCCGTTCACCCGGCGCACAAGGCCGGGCGTCCAGCAGCAACAGCGCAGCGCGCAAGCCGTCTGTCAACGCCACATCGACTGATTATAGGCATCAAACCGGCCAAGGCTTGCCGACACCGCGCAAGCGGCCCGCGCGCGCACTCTACCGTTTTGCCGCTGGCCCTCCGCTTTCTGCCTGGCGCTGGCGGCGGCGTGGATCAGCCTTCGCGGCTCAGTTCCAGCAAGGCGCGGGCAAAGTCGGCCAGCGGGCGCGACTGGCTGGCGGCACGGGTAAACATGGCAATGGGAGGCAAGGTCCAGTCAAAGGAATACGGCACAATGGCCAAACCCGTGGTGCGTGCCAGTTCTTCGGCGATATCCGCCGGCACGATGGACACGGCCCGTTCGCTGGCCACAATCATTTCGCCAATCAGCTTGGAGGAATAGCTCTCGACAATAGGCACAGGCGGCGCGATACCGGCAGCCAGAAAGATATCCGCCACCTGCTCGCGCATTGGCGTATTGGGTGCGCCCAAGATCCAGTCCAGCCCCACCAACTGCCCCCAGTCCAGCCGGACGCGGCCTAGCTGCGCGGCCAGGCGGCGGCTGGCAATCAGGCGCGGCTGTTGCCGGTAGAGCAGATTGAACTCCACGCCACGCAAGTCCACCGTGGAAGAAGCCCGGCCAATCACGATGTCCAGCGTGTGATCCTGCAATTGCGGCAGCAACTGATCACTGGTGCCTTCATGAATGGTCACGGTCAGGCCCTTGCTGTCCGCCGGCATGGCGCGGCGGATGGCGGCGGACAGCAAACGGCCCGAGATAAAGGGAATCACCCCCACATGCAGGTGGGCATCGAAGCCGGCCGCCGCACTGGCCATATCGCGCACCAGATGATCCAGATCGTGCAGCATGGCCCGCGCCCGCGCCAGCACCAGTTTGCCCAGCGCCGTGGGGGCCATGCCGCGCGTCGAACGGTCAAACAGCGCACCGCCAAACATGCCCTCCAGCTCGGACAGGGCATTGGTGATGGCCGGCTGGCTGCTGGCCATCTGCTCCGCCACCCGAGTCAGTGAGCCATGCTGCTGGATGTTCAGCAGCAGGATCAGGTGGCGCATTTTCAGCCGGGCAGACAGGTGGCGCAGGATCTCATCGGCATTGATTTCGGCCATGGCGGGTCAAACCATAATATAAATAGTATGGAGTGATAGTAAATCAAAATATTTACCTTATGTTATTTCGCTAGACTTGCTGTTAATCCAGTGGCCAGCCCCGCTATGGGACGCCCAACTGGAGAGAGCGTGGCTGCCCTGTCCGGCAGCCAAAACGACATAGCGATGGCCTTGGCACTGCAAACAAGCCCACATCAGGAGCGACACCATGGATACGACCGATCGTCAGGCAGCACTGGATTACCACGAATTTCCCACCCCGGGCAAAATCGCCGTCAACGCCAGCAAGCCGCTGGTGACCCAGCGCGACCTGGCGCTGGCCTACACCCCCGGCGTGGCCGCCGCCTGCGAAGAAATCGTGGCCGACCCGCTCAATGCCAGCCGCTTTACCGCCCGCTCCAATCTGGTGGGCGTCATCACCAACGGCACTGCCGTACTGGGCCTGGGCAATATCGGCGCACTGGCCTCCAAGCCGGTGATGGAAGGCAAGGCGGTACTGTTCAAGAAATTTGCCGGTGTTGATGTATTCGACATCGAAATCAACGAAACCGACCCGGACAAGCTGGTAGACATCATCGCCAGCCTGGAATCCACCTTTGGCGGCATCAATCTGGAAGACATCAAGGCCCCGGAATGCTT contains the following coding sequences:
- a CDS encoding putative bifunctional diguanylate cyclase/phosphodiesterase, with translation MIEKIWRESLKNYALGLMVNLAAILAITYILLDDASRLVAVWSAVAMALMLLRFMQFMHAARRYRQTRTFFVADKFYLCLGLLAAGVLWAWLGWWGIAHYQGPQQFAIIVILSALAGGATGTLASLRVMGKSYILLLLLPACVRLLQTGIAPFITLAVLGLIFAAVMLFSHENNYKLIRHSVGLALSNQALLDEVSSLANALQRENNTLEARVAERSKDLLRLAYHDELTGLLNRHGVSNLVKYFGITPGNVTVFFLNLNRFKQINDSMGHEAGDAVLRQVAQRLEALASRLSRDIFSNVDCQVGRWGGDEFIFYLAQLGEDAVPPRTVGRLIRDEINSPMTVAGKTIAIDASIGAVSESDCDNPNNLFLYADIAAGEAKRTGCVVFFNPGIRAQLTRKSTLAQDLRMAIANRQLFIVCQPIVSAADHQLASFEVLLRWTHPELGPISPAEFIPVAEESGSIVELGDWVIGQAIAAAAALLPRAADGRVKVAVNVSLHQLLQDDFADKLLLATSQGFAAENLIIELTESVFHENEIDMVKQVLFRIKQLGVEIHIDDFGTGYSSFSRICQLPIDAIKIDKAFIQSADEKNTAIIEAVVFIAQRLKIRVIAEGIETVEQAQRMQALGVNELQGYLFGKPQLPGTTV
- a CDS encoding LysR family transcriptional regulator; this translates as MAEINADEILRHLSARLKMRHLILLLNIQQHGSLTRVAEQMASSQPAITNALSELEGMFGGALFDRSTRGMAPTALGKLVLARARAMLHDLDHLVRDMASAAAGFDAHLHVGVIPFISGRLLSAAIRRAMPADSKGLTVTIHEGTSDQLLPQLQDHTLDIVIGRASSTVDLRGVEFNLLYRQQPRLIASRRLAAQLGRVRLDWGQLVGLDWILGAPNTPMREQVADIFLAAGIAPPVPIVESYSSKLIGEMIVASERAVSIVPADIAEELARTTGLAIVPYSFDWTLPPIAMFTRAASQSRPLADFARALLELSREG